A stretch of the Pantoea deleyi genome encodes the following:
- a CDS encoding biofilm/acid-resistance regulator YmgB/AriR → MQHSSSDSSIIDYFRGEGDLLAQETELLGALIRDIVADQGRVTNKAIILYLIAELECTSDVVRLDVLRKTLEIVVGRTPDDTGI, encoded by the coding sequence ATGCAACACTCTTCATCAGATTCTTCCATCATTGACTACTTTCGTGGCGAAGGTGATCTGCTGGCTCAGGAAACCGAACTGCTCGGCGCGCTGATCCGTGACATCGTGGCCGATCAGGGCCGCGTCACCAATAAAGCCATTATTCTCTATCTGATTGCGGAGCTGGAATGTACGTCAGATGTGGTCCGGCTGGATGTGCTGCGTAAAACGCTGGAAATTGTGGTAGGACGTACGCCTGACGATACCGGCATCTGA